Proteins from a single region of Pseudopedobacter saltans DSM 12145:
- the lpxK gene encoding tetraacyldisaccharide 4'-kinase — MNYLRLLLLPISAVYGLVVWLRNRLYDFGVFSSTSFDLPVISVGNLEVGGSGKTPLTEYLIKLLSGYRLATLSRGYGRKTKGFRWVKEHDDSTLSGDEPAQIKNKFPAIDVSVCEDRVAGVKQLQHNHDLILLDDAYQHRAIKPGFNVLVFNYYNLNKLRFLLPAGNYRDLFVERKRADILLISKCPQQLNTTRRDEIIRKMKPLNNQKVVFSSIGYSNDIKNIFAGQLKPVNTINKDTHVLLITGIANPLPLVNEIRKYTDNIIHHFYPDHHLFSTKNMLKLVEAFQDIEATDKVIITTEKDAVRLNITENRKHIYTLPVYQWPIEIVFLDKDKSVFDQEILNYVISNKRSDRIH; from the coding sequence ATGAACTATTTGCGTCTCCTTCTTTTGCCCATTTCTGCCGTTTACGGATTAGTTGTATGGCTTAGAAACAGGTTGTACGATTTCGGGGTCTTTTCATCTACATCTTTTGATTTACCTGTTATTTCGGTAGGTAATCTGGAAGTAGGAGGATCGGGGAAAACACCATTGACGGAATATCTTATCAAACTTCTTTCTGGGTATCGTTTGGCGACCTTAAGCAGAGGCTATGGAAGAAAAACAAAGGGTTTCAGGTGGGTAAAAGAACATGATGATTCGACCTTGAGCGGAGATGAACCTGCACAGATAAAAAATAAATTCCCTGCTATAGATGTGTCTGTATGTGAAGACAGAGTAGCAGGAGTCAAACAGTTGCAGCACAATCACGATCTTATTCTTTTAGACGATGCTTATCAGCACAGAGCTATAAAGCCTGGGTTCAATGTTTTGGTGTTTAATTACTACAATTTGAATAAGCTACGCTTCTTGTTACCTGCTGGAAACTATAGAGATCTATTTGTTGAAAGAAAAAGAGCTGATATTTTATTAATCAGTAAATGTCCACAACAATTGAACACAACCCGACGAGATGAGATTATAAGAAAAATGAAACCTCTTAATAATCAGAAGGTTGTTTTTTCCAGTATTGGATACTCCAATGATATTAAAAATATTTTCGCGGGACAATTAAAACCTGTAAATACAATTAATAAAGACACCCATGTTTTATTGATTACAGGAATAGCAAATCCTCTACCTCTCGTAAACGAAATTCGTAAATACACAGATAATATAATACATCATTTTTACCCGGACCACCATCTGTTTAGCACAAAAAATATGCTTAAACTTGTAGAGGCGTTTCAGGATATTGAAGCAACAGATAAAGTAATAATAACAACAGAAAAAGATGCTGTTCGTTTAAACATTACCGAAAATAGAAAACATATCTACACACTTCCTGTTTATCAATGGCCGATAGAAATAGTGTTTTTAGATAAAGATAAGTCGGTTTTTGACCAAGAAATATTAAATTATGTTATATCAAATAAACGAAGCGATAGAATACATTAA
- a CDS encoding DUF6580 family putative transport protein has product MSLSNKFIITLVILIAVSFRFLDLGSNYSWGNFTPVGAIALFGGTYFKDKTRSFFVPLFILLLSDILLGYKYTGTFNPYYPGIELVYVSFGVMVYIGSLIKKVSVSNVFLATIAAVFTHWILADIQPWLAGPYTKDFSGYINALVAAIPFEKNLLYGNIIFSALMYGAYELYKVKSASFKESVV; this is encoded by the coding sequence ATGTCTTTAAGCAATAAATTCATCATAACGCTGGTTATTTTAATAGCCGTATCTTTCAGGTTTTTAGATTTAGGATCAAATTACAGTTGGGGGAATTTTACTCCTGTAGGTGCAATAGCACTATTTGGAGGAACTTATTTTAAAGATAAAACCAGAAGCTTTTTTGTGCCTTTGTTTATTTTATTATTAAGTGACATTTTATTAGGTTACAAGTATACCGGAACGTTTAACCCGTATTATCCTGGCATCGAACTGGTATATGTGAGTTTTGGGGTAATGGTTTATATCGGTTCTTTAATTAAAAAAGTAAGCGTATCGAATGTTTTTTTAGCAACTATAGCTGCTGTTTTTACACATTGGATTTTAGCAGACATTCAGCCATGGTTAGCAGGACCGTACACTAAAGATTTCTCGGGTTATATCAATGCGTTGGTAGCAGCAATACCGTTTGAGAAAAATCTGCTTTACGGAAATATTATATTCTCTGCTCTAATGTACGGAGCTTATGAGCTTTACAAAGTAAAATCAGCTTCTTTTAAAGAGTCAGTAGTTTAA
- a CDS encoding TonB-dependent receptor plug domain-containing protein, which yields MKRTYILLVFTFSYSQLISQEVKELNEIVVTASQSEKKLGDIGKIVKVISREELDRSQGRTLAQLLSQVVGINVSGSDSNIGENVSLFVRGASAGNTLLLIDGVSLNDPSTISNDYNLSAITIDQIERIEILKGASSTLWGSDAVAGVVNIITKKGTEKLNGDFLATAGSYGTFKQNAGISGQLNQTTVALNLSNLVSDGFSSAQNIDGREKFERDSYKQKAVNLNLGQSLTSKINLYLGLNYSNSKAGFDAGAFTDSRENNSFKKSFIANLKGAYQLNNGQVSLIFTQNNVSYKADESGYITKNQGSVSNIQTILSYRLNDLFDITSGLNYKYTTTDQVSPFASISSDDANSHLSSVYTSLFFKKGIFRNELGGRYNYHSSYGKNFSYTLNPSLLIASRYKVYLNLSSAYKVPALYQLASDFKNTNGLKPETAYNTEFGVEANLWSDKLFLTSSLFKRRIKDVIDFGMADDGRFQYENANTEKAKGMESDITFKLEDVFKLSAFYTYTGGFVIKEGMETSLARRPKNTVGANVNYKFSKRLSASLLHKWMGKREDAYFNLTTYEVTKVTLHDYHRTDLYIQYQTLKNLTIFVDSKNIFNRNYHEFVGYNTAGFNFNAGINFKIR from the coding sequence ATGAAGAGGACATACATTTTACTTGTATTTACTTTTAGCTACAGTCAACTTATAAGTCAGGAAGTTAAGGAACTCAATGAAATAGTGGTTACCGCATCACAGTCTGAAAAGAAATTAGGTGATATTGGGAAAATAGTAAAAGTTATTTCACGTGAAGAATTGGATCGGTCTCAAGGCAGAACTTTAGCACAATTACTTAGTCAGGTAGTTGGAATTAACGTTTCGGGTAGCGACAGCAATATAGGAGAAAACGTGTCGCTATTTGTAAGAGGAGCATCTGCGGGTAATACCTTACTTTTAATTGATGGTGTTTCTCTGAACGATCCTTCAACCATATCTAATGATTATAATCTTTCTGCAATAACAATAGATCAGATCGAGCGAATAGAAATATTAAAAGGAGCAAGCTCTACTCTGTGGGGGTCTGATGCTGTGGCCGGAGTGGTAAATATCATTACTAAAAAGGGTACAGAGAAACTGAATGGTGATTTTTTGGCAACTGCGGGAAGTTATGGGACTTTTAAGCAAAATGCGGGCATATCTGGACAGTTGAATCAGACAACGGTCGCACTAAATCTTTCCAATCTTGTGTCTGATGGTTTTTCTTCTGCTCAAAATATAGATGGAAGAGAAAAATTTGAAAGGGATAGCTATAAGCAAAAAGCTGTAAATCTGAATTTAGGCCAAAGTTTAACTTCAAAAATCAATCTTTATCTGGGCCTTAATTATAGCAATTCCAAGGCGGGGTTCGATGCCGGAGCTTTTACAGATAGCAGGGAAAACAATTCGTTTAAAAAATCCTTTATTGCGAATTTAAAAGGGGCTTATCAATTAAACAATGGACAAGTGAGCCTGATTTTTACGCAGAACAATGTCTCTTATAAGGCCGATGAATCTGGCTATATTACAAAAAACCAAGGTTCTGTAAGTAATATTCAAACTATACTGTCTTACAGGTTGAATGATCTGTTTGATATTACCTCTGGACTTAACTATAAATATACTACCACAGATCAGGTAAGTCCATTCGCCAGTATTAGTTCCGATGATGCAAATAGTCATTTAAGCAGTGTTTACACATCTTTGTTCTTCAAAAAGGGGATTTTTAGAAATGAACTGGGAGGACGTTATAACTACCACAGCAGTTATGGGAAAAATTTCTCGTACACTTTGAACCCTTCGTTATTGATAGCCAGTCGCTATAAAGTTTACCTAAATCTATCATCGGCATATAAAGTGCCTGCTTTGTATCAATTGGCTTCTGACTTTAAAAATACTAATGGATTAAAGCCTGAAACAGCTTATAATACAGAGTTTGGAGTCGAAGCAAATTTATGGTCGGACAAGCTTTTTTTAACAAGCTCTTTATTTAAAAGGAGGATTAAAGACGTTATAGATTTTGGAATGGCGGACGATGGTAGGTTCCAGTATGAGAATGCAAATACAGAAAAGGCCAAAGGCATGGAGAGTGATATTACATTTAAACTTGAAGATGTTTTTAAACTTTCGGCTTTTTATACCTATACGGGTGGTTTTGTGATCAAAGAAGGAATGGAAACATCGCTTGCCAGAAGACCTAAAAATACTGTAGGAGCAAATGTGAATTATAAATTTTCTAAACGTTTATCGGCTTCATTATTACATAAATGGATGGGGAAAAGGGAAGATGCGTATTTTAATTTGACTACTTACGAAGTGACTAAAGTTACTTTACATGATTACCACAGAACGGATCTTTATATACAATATCAAACTTTAAAAAATCTGACCATTTTTGTGGATAGTAAAAATATTTTCAATAGGAATTACCATGAATTTGTAGGTTACAACACTGCAGGTTTTAATTTTAATGCAGGGATTAATTTTAAGATTCGATAA